The following DNA comes from Seriola aureovittata isolate HTS-2021-v1 ecotype China chromosome 15, ASM2101889v1, whole genome shotgun sequence.
TGGCTTAGTGTCAGTTTCACTCTTTTATCCCGTAAACAAAGGCACGCTTTGCCCTGGTGACCGAGGGCAGTATTTATCACATTTATCAGTAGAAGACAGCAATCTGGATTTAGTTTATCCTTTAAGGCCATTATTGAAAGGACAGTACAGTGTTCCTAGAGGAGCATCTCTACTGTACACGGTCTAATGAGTTTTTCCCTAAATAACTTCAATGCTTTTCTAGAATAAGAGAGACTcaatacagaaagaaaaaaaaactctagtGGGTTTTCCTTGTGGATGTTATATTTGAAATCAATTCATCAGATCATTCTAAAAAGGTCAATAACAGAAACTATGGTCCAGAAAGTGAGTttggaaatgaacaaaataatcACAGTCACTGGTAGGTAACAATCAACAATACAGCCTTGCAGATATGATATGTTGTAAAATCGGATTCATTTTTCCCACATTAATTtctctgattcattttttttcattacacaaTGTTAAATTACTCACAGTTGGATCACTTCAATATGGCTTGGATTAGTATAAAACTTCTTTCTGTTAAATCATCAGCATTTGTTGCTCTCAACGGCAACAGTAAAGCATTCCTAATTTGCCTCTGCAATAATTTGCACCTCTGATtggcttcttctcctccttaGCAACGACAGCTGAGCCTCATATTGTAGTGTGTTTTGAGCCATTCACCATGCCATAATTACATGAACATATAGGCTTCCAGAGCCAGTGCCTCCTCGCACTTCACAACTCTATGGTCATCACAATCTGAATCTctaaagaaaaatgtatgttatACTCATAACAAATAGTTACCTTAGTAACATTTGCTAACTTCGTTCTTTTCCTTctcatgcacaaacaaatgcagatgaTGTACACTGAGTTAATGATAAACGTGTTGAAACAGAGATCAGTGGCTTCTCTCCAGACTCTTGATAaccatgaaggaggaaatcattGTTTAAAGTGGAATAACTGTTTCTAATTCCTCCACCACCATAAGCCCCAAGAGACcaaaacacagctacagagcATGTTTTCAATTTTGAACAAGTGTGCGACTCTTCAGCTGCATTCAAATAGAAAACCTCttctcacccacacacataaaGCCCACAGCTAAATGTGGGCACGCTTTCAGATTTTCCAGATTTGCAGTGATGAaatctgggaaatgtaggaaacacGAGCAGAGGCTAATTAACATTCTTAATCACAGGATGCATCAGATGTCGGTAATATAAATTGACGTAGGATTATatgacactttcttttttccttcagtcCCAAGTGTTGGACTTTGGTAAGATAATCATCTACACCAGCAATCTGCGCATCATCAGAGCACCACCGAGGAAGCCAGAAGCGCTGCGGCACCACACAGTGCCCCGTGTGGACTTGGATGGATACGCAAAGGCCAGGGAGagggggagcaggaggaaggCTAAAGTTCCTTTTACGCAGGatggggaggagaaggaggaggagaaacagatcAGCGACTCAGAGACGAAGGTAATGGTCCTTGGCCAAATTATTCTCAGTGGTGTGGTACGGTTTTTATCACCCCGTTTCTTTTTCAGTCTCACTTtatccttctcctcctcttccctgctctttctttctctgtataCATCCTAAGCCATCCTTTCTCCGCTTCATCTTCGCACTCGCAAGACAATAACTGCAGGATGGTCTGTGCACCTATATTCTTGTAATTCAAAACTGTTCACAGAGGGGTGTTTATTCTCATCCCACAATCTCCTTTGTGTTCCCTTGAAACTGCCACCTTATTTGTGCctatattcttttcttttccttgtggCCCCCCTCCTGCTCCAACCACCCATTGTCCTAGTGCTATCTGTCAACTGTGAACAGATACTGATGAGTCCACAGTTTTACTCCACCCTTGCAGCATTTGCCTGCCACTTACCAGCCTGCAAGGATACCTATCTCCCtgttcttccctccctctcaccttCTTGGGTGATTACTGCTGTCTCCCCTTCGCTCCCTCCAtccttttctcactttttttctcgttattttctcattttctctgtcactaaaaaaaaaaaaaaaaaaaaagttcagcctcagctttttttcattatttggcAATCCCactctttttttcatcatctttccCTTTGCTGCCCAAACTCTGAGGTcgttaatttttttatttcttcacacaTTAGCTTAGATTTATACTTCGGGTGTGCACACATTTTGCAAGCATTTATCCACTATGAACTTCACTATCACCACCATAGCTGACCATTATAATGTAGTAGCTGCATATGTCATTAACTCTACGTGCAGCTTGGGGCTTATCGGCACTGATACCAATACCTTGACTTCAATAGTGATTCTTTTCTATACcaagtttagttttaatttagttttatttttaagctcATCCTCTTTACACACCCAAACGTGTCCGTGTAGATAAACAGCCGATTGCCAGCATTTTTAGATCTTGGTCTAAGCATGCTGAATGCTTATTCACTTATTAAAGCTAatgagatttactcatttaacCCTTAGGTATTGAAATTTTTTATCAAACGACAAGGCATTTTTCTATCCCTGATAGTATCAAACCAATTCTGTTCAAGTTTGATATCCATTCTACTACAGCTTAAACTAATGTAGATTTAGATGCAGTGAAACtagttctgtgttttaattgcaGCAATGCAGCAAGTCATTAATGTGGTCCACATGGGAGCACAACGAAGGAACGTTCAGTCCTCACTAAATTTCACTTGTTGTTTGCAGTGCATTTCAGATGCAAACATGTGCTTGCAGAGTGTCAGGCAATGTTGGTCTAATAGTTACTGATTATCTGATTCTATTTGTAACCATTAGTCTtgcaaaaaaatcaataatatcTTTATCACTTTCAGTGTGCCACAGGTCTTAGATTTATAGAGCCTCTTCTTAAAGCATGCATCGCTAAGCAGTCCGTCTCTGTGGGTGTCCTAAAGGAAACCCTGAAGGGTCAGAGGTGAATGGCTTTTTGTTCGAGGCACTTTAATACTTAAACACACTTGAAACCTCAAGAACATCCTGGCAGCTCAGGAAAAATAATTCACAGATCTCCAGTAGTTTGTAAAGATTTAAACATAAGCTCGTTGCACATCTTCTGTCGCCCTGTTGATAATGTACAGGCAGCTGCTCATTATTGTAAAAATTTTGTAGTAATGACCGGTTGGCTGTAAAAATGACAGGCTGGCTGTAGATCATCCCGGAGCTACTCACCAAAGTAATTTCATTGGAAAtaatattgaaaaagaaaaaaaatcctctatGTTGTTAAGgttgttcagtgttttccacTTAAACTGGATGTGTTAATGTTGGTTGTGTATGAACTGGCTTAAACTCTCGCAAGTTAATCAGTTTTGGAACAGTTGCCACGTAAAAAAGATTGGgaatattttgaaatgtaaaacagtggtttattataattattaaaaatataatcaaagtcatttttttttagaagtagCCAACCCTCAGAATGATGTCTGAAGGCCAGTcggctgtgtgttttcagctcaaTCTCTAGCCTTATGTCCCTTGTTATCACCTCTTGCTCCCCTTTTTACCCTTTGCCTAACCTCACAGTTCGTCTCTtttcacctcctctttctcctcccctcctctcctctaatGTGTTTCTTCCCCCTCCAGGAGGCCGACATCTGCCAGCATTGTGGCGGTTCGGGCTGCGCTCCCTGCTCTCTGTGTCACGGTAGCAAGCTGTCCATGCTGGCGAACCGCTTCAATGAGTCCATCAGTGATCTGCGTTGCCAAGCCTGCTACCCCCATGGTCTGGAGAGGTGCCAGTCCTGCTCCAGCAAATAGCACTGTTTGGCTGACACCCATGTTTGGCAGTGAGAGCGCGAGCGAGTGAATGAGAATGTGTAGCTGTGAGTGAGCGTGTGTCCGATGTGCTATCGGTTTGTCAGAATTGTCTCAGTGGCAATATTGCTCTAATCCAAAACGTTCTTGGTGGGGTGTTTCGAAGCACTACGAGGAAACATAAGCCATCATTGGAGAGGGGAATTGTGACTGTGCAGCAGGcacaaaaatcataaaat
Coding sequences within:
- the LOC130182599 gene encoding glutaredoxin domain-containing cysteine-rich protein 2; the protein is MEELQRKLNQRYEGTKPRKVRFKLASSYSGRVLKHVYEDGQELDSPEEKYPHSFVHRKIPPSHLEMEQLCGFEDAHGDQQGVYPPTGLIAQRINVYRGMGSYKPTAGQTENAEGDVNSQVLDFGKIIIYTSNLRIIRAPPRKPEALRHHTVPRVDLDGYAKARERGSRRKAKVPFTQDGEEKEEEKQISDSETKEADICQHCGGSGCAPCSLCHGSKLSMLANRFNESISDLRCQACYPHGLERCQSCSSK